One genomic segment of Paenibacillus sp. FSL H8-0332 includes these proteins:
- a CDS encoding xanthine phosphoribosyltransferase encodes MELLKQRILEEGVVVSDQVLKLDGLLNHQVDPMLTMEMGREFARRFAEAGVTRVVTVESSGIAVAFATAYEMKVPLVFARRKKTLLADPDALCERVPSFTKGIVTDIMLSRQFISEDDKILFIDDIIANGDAARGLIKIIQRSGAELVGLGIVVEKSFQAGARTIREQGIRLESLVDITSLNDGTIVFG; translated from the coding sequence ATGGAATTATTGAAACAGCGGATTTTGGAGGAAGGCGTAGTTGTCTCGGATCAGGTGCTGAAGCTGGACGGGCTGCTCAACCACCAGGTCGATCCGATGCTGACGATGGAAATGGGACGGGAATTTGCCCGCAGATTTGCTGAGGCTGGAGTTACTCGCGTAGTGACTGTGGAATCCTCGGGGATTGCCGTGGCATTTGCCACCGCTTATGAGATGAAGGTGCCGCTGGTGTTTGCCCGCCGCAAAAAAACGCTGTTGGCTGATCCAGACGCACTCTGCGAACGGGTTCCATCTTTTACCAAAGGGATTGTTACGGACATTATGCTGTCCCGACAGTTCATCTCGGAGGATGACAAAATCCTCTTCATCGACGATATTATCGCCAACGGCGACGCGGCCCGCGGCCTGATTAAGATTATCCAGCGTTCAGGAGCCGAGCTGGTGGGCCTTGGCATAGTGGTCGAAAAAAGCTTCCAGGCCGGCGCGCGCACGATCCGGGAACAGGGAATCCGTCTGGAATCCCTTGTTGATATTACCTCCCTTAATGACGGGACCATCGTTTTTGGATAA
- a CDS encoding 2-dehydropantoate 2-reductase N-terminal domain-containing protein, with protein MSAKQNRILIFGAGVIGSIYAMKFMEAGFDVSVFARSDRFRLLKEKGLQYNDKGTVRSIPVKVIDTLENDDIYDFIFVTVRYDRAESALLALKDNQSPNIVTMTNSPIGFSSWRGIVGDRLLPAFPGFGGQIKAGVLYARFAPKFLMATAFGEMNGAVTQRIESLARVFQAAKLPYAIKKDMKAYLITHSVSDIALLGGLYSGNREIDPITPGTRKTARKITVTLKAYLRAIQKAGVAVDPPVFKIVSKLPSFMLDVLFIAWLRTKMVKDMLLPDYANAANQEVVQLQNDLTKFLSMQNG; from the coding sequence ATGTCAGCAAAACAAAACAGAATTTTAATTTTCGGTGCGGGTGTCATCGGGAGCATATACGCAATGAAGTTTATGGAAGCCGGGTTTGATGTGAGCGTGTTTGCACGTTCGGACAGATTCAGACTTTTAAAAGAAAAAGGCCTGCAATATAATGACAAAGGTACAGTCAGATCAATTCCAGTAAAGGTTATTGATACACTCGAAAATGACGATATATACGATTTTATTTTCGTTACCGTCCGTTATGACAGGGCCGAATCCGCGTTGTTAGCGCTAAAGGATAATCAAAGCCCGAATATTGTTACGATGACCAATAGCCCGATTGGATTTTCTTCGTGGCGGGGGATTGTAGGGGATAGACTTTTGCCGGCTTTTCCGGGCTTCGGCGGACAGATTAAAGCTGGAGTCCTGTATGCCCGGTTTGCGCCAAAGTTCCTCATGGCTACCGCATTTGGAGAAATGAATGGTGCAGTGACGCAGCGGATCGAAAGTCTCGCAAGGGTATTCCAAGCAGCAAAGCTTCCTTACGCCATAAAAAAGGATATGAAGGCGTATCTAATCACTCATTCTGTTTCTGACATTGCTCTGCTGGGCGGTTTGTATTCCGGCAATAGGGAGATTGACCCTATAACACCGGGAACCAGAAAGACGGCACGCAAAATAACAGTTACTTTAAAAGCGTATCTAAGGGCAATACAAAAAGCTGGTGTTGCTGTTGATCCGCCCGTTTTTAAAATAGTGTCCAAACTCCCAAGCTTCATGCTGGATGTTCTCTTCATTGCATGGCTGCGTACGAAAATGGTTAAGGATATGCTGCTGCCGGATTATGCGAATGCTGCGAATCAGGAGGTTGTGCAGCTACAGAATGATCTAACGAAATTTCTATCTATGCAGAACGGCTGA
- a CDS encoding GntR family transcriptional regulator has translation MNNSNSLNDVTYNKIKDDIMNMTLEPGMDVSVQKLSERYGVSRTPVREAVVRLQQSGLVEIYPQRKTVVSKIDLQRVREEWFIRTSLESAVIDEFIRKCSELVADTMQELINKQKKYMDKKYFREFYFKDNRFHQLIFQTAGEELSWFTIEEVASHYNRIRLLYGKMEGVQPSDIDKHVKMVAATRKRDVEGMRKVVMEHSNTLLERVQSMSKQYPQFF, from the coding sequence ATGAATAACAGTAATTCACTGAATGATGTAACTTACAATAAAATAAAAGACGACATCATGAATATGACGTTGGAGCCGGGAATGGATGTCAGTGTGCAGAAGCTCTCTGAACGCTATGGCGTCAGCCGGACGCCGGTACGGGAAGCAGTGGTCCGCCTTCAACAGTCAGGACTGGTGGAAATATATCCTCAGCGCAAAACCGTAGTCTCCAAGATTGATCTGCAAAGAGTCCGTGAGGAATGGTTCATCCGGACCTCCCTTGAATCTGCTGTAATCGATGAATTCATCCGCAAATGCAGTGAATTGGTCGCGGATACGATGCAGGAGCTGATCAACAAGCAGAAGAAGTACATGGATAAGAAATATTTCCGGGAATTCTATTTCAAGGACAACCGTTTCCATCAGCTGATCTTTCAGACGGCCGGGGAGGAATTATCCTGGTTCACGATTGAAGAGGTGGCCTCGCATTACAACCGAATCCGTCTGCTCTATGGGAAGATGGAGGGGGTCCAGCCATCCGATATCGATAAGCATGTGAAGATGGTTGCGGCTACCCGCAAGCGGGATGTGGAAGGGATGCGCAAGGTAGTGATGGAGCATTCCAATACGCTGCTGGAAAGGGTTCAGAGCATGTCCAAGCAGTACCCGCAATTCTTCTGA
- a CDS encoding SDR family oxidoreductase yields MSHHHKISVVTGGAGGIGRCLTEALLKAGAVVACIDTDSAAGRWLEEQYGTERLFFYTGDIVQQPVLDDFTAQVISRYGQVDYLINNACISRKGLQSECSYEDFEYVQRIGVTAPYYLTLRLKEYFAPGASIVNISSSRERMSQPDTESYTAAKGGIGALTHALSVSLAGKVRVNAISPGWIDTTAYHGTGESAEPVQTEPDRLQHPAGRVGTPADIAAMVLFLCSEAAGFITGENITIDGGMSKQMIYHGDEGWSYHPGGQS; encoded by the coding sequence ATGAGCCATCATCATAAAATATCGGTCGTCACCGGAGGCGCGGGCGGAATCGGGCGCTGCCTCACCGAGGCATTACTGAAGGCCGGGGCAGTGGTTGCCTGCATCGATACGGATTCAGCAGCCGGACGCTGGCTGGAGGAGCAGTATGGCACAGAGCGGCTGTTCTTCTATACAGGCGATATTGTGCAGCAGCCCGTGCTGGATGATTTCACCGCACAGGTAATCAGCCGCTACGGACAGGTGGATTACCTGATTAACAATGCCTGTATCAGCCGTAAAGGGCTGCAGTCCGAGTGCAGCTATGAGGATTTCGAATATGTGCAGCGAATCGGGGTGACTGCGCCATATTATTTGACACTGCGGCTTAAGGAATATTTCGCTCCGGGAGCGTCCATCGTTAATATCTCCTCCAGCCGGGAGCGGATGTCGCAGCCGGATACCGAGAGCTATACTGCGGCCAAAGGCGGAATCGGTGCATTGACCCACGCCCTTAGTGTAAGTCTGGCCGGTAAAGTGCGGGTGAATGCGATCAGCCCGGGCTGGATTGATACCACCGCTTATCACGGTACAGGGGAATCGGCGGAACCGGTTCAAACAGAGCCGGACCGGCTGCAGCATCCTGCGGGACGGGTCGGAACTCCAGCGGATATTGCAGCCATGGTGCTGTTCCTGTGCAGCGAAGCTGCGGGATTCATTACGGGCGAGAATATTACCATCGATGGCGGGATGAGCAAGCAGATGATCTACCACGGAGACGAGGGCTGGTCCTACCACCCTGGAGGGCAATCATGA
- a CDS encoding TetR/AcrR family transcriptional regulator, translating to MNKQPQVTEKTRQRFIEVFCELYSQKPIEKISIQEIANRSGYNRSTFYQYFTDIYELLDAVENNLLHDIKTELADKELSMHSVQDALSCLDKKEHLLALHALLGDYGSPRFLARLKRDIPMEQYLNLPQNHSLTPYFIEFYLTTTLSLFRLWLQRDKDVSPEEFIKLAENLYSRGIMTYTKE from the coding sequence ATGAACAAGCAGCCCCAGGTTACGGAGAAAACAAGACAACGGTTTATAGAAGTTTTTTGTGAGCTATACAGCCAAAAGCCGATTGAGAAAATTTCCATTCAGGAAATCGCCAACCGGTCAGGATATAACCGCAGCACCTTTTATCAATACTTTACTGACATTTACGAATTGCTGGACGCTGTTGAAAATAACCTGCTCCATGACATCAAAACAGAACTTGCTGATAAAGAGCTGTCGATGCATTCAGTTCAGGATGCGCTCTCTTGTCTGGACAAAAAAGAACATCTCCTGGCGCTCCATGCTCTTCTGGGCGATTATGGAAGCCCCCGTTTCTTAGCACGCTTAAAAAGAGACATACCCATGGAGCAATACCTGAATCTTCCGCAAAACCACTCCTTAACGCCGTACTTCATTGAGTTCTATCTGACGACAACCCTTTCTTTATTTCGTCTTTGGCTCCAAAGAGATAAGGATGTATCCCCAGAAGAATTTATCAAGTTAGCGGAGAATTTATATTCAAGAGGGATTATGACTTATACTAAAGAATGA
- a CDS encoding DUF2812 domain-containing protein, with amino-acid sequence MRTVFRPFWSYDLPGTEAWLADMAGKGWRLEEWSLLLRRFNFRQAEPVRLTFQLAYHSSRHSSMSPYLAAEGWSRLQQGKWSLYENDRSPSQISAYPSRKDVLRRNRIISYLFTGILVYLLLIALIPLLVLGLSFNSDAPFRIQPSPMWAVTWIAAAGALALLVLAIYSIVKLRAASKVFQLDHQDMKKPPGPQKPVGTKMARMKLGWMYAPDRLEQWLEDKEKHGWNLYKVGFGGTLFHFSKGRPRRMTYHADYQVVAGEGYFELHQEAGWTRLYSSPFSLQKWTIWSREELNSAEQLEIYSDPVHRLKQARKIAISYTLLFLPMILLYSLNVSAFIDGMLRDGITSSQAWNTSIMFLSILLFGSFAGRTWLYYRRLKQQ; translated from the coding sequence ATGAGAACTGTATTTCGGCCCTTTTGGAGCTACGATCTGCCGGGGACAGAAGCCTGGTTGGCCGATATGGCCGGCAAGGGATGGCGTCTGGAGGAATGGAGCTTACTGCTGCGGCGCTTTAACTTCCGGCAGGCTGAGCCCGTCCGGCTAACTTTTCAGCTGGCTTATCATTCATCCAGGCATTCATCCATGTCTCCCTATCTTGCCGCAGAGGGATGGAGCAGGCTGCAGCAAGGAAAATGGAGCCTGTACGAGAATGATCGGTCCCCATCACAGATTAGCGCCTATCCTTCACGTAAGGATGTCCTGAGGCGTAACCGCATCATCTCCTATCTATTCACTGGAATCCTGGTGTATTTGCTGCTCATAGCACTTATTCCACTGCTTGTACTAGGACTCAGCTTCAATTCAGATGCTCCCTTCCGCATTCAGCCAAGCCCGATGTGGGCTGTTACCTGGATCGCAGCAGCGGGAGCCTTGGCTCTGCTTGTTCTTGCAATCTACTCTATTGTGAAGCTCCGGGCTGCCAGTAAGGTATTTCAGTTGGACCATCAGGACATGAAGAAGCCTCCCGGACCGCAGAAGCCTGTCGGCACTAAGATGGCGCGGATGAAGTTAGGCTGGATGTATGCTCCTGACCGGCTGGAGCAATGGCTGGAGGACAAGGAGAAGCACGGATGGAATCTCTATAAAGTAGGCTTCGGAGGAACGCTGTTCCATTTCAGCAAGGGCCGTCCGCGCCGCATGACATATCACGCCGACTATCAGGTCGTTGCGGGTGAAGGGTATTTCGAGCTGCATCAGGAGGCGGGCTGGACGAGGCTCTACAGCTCTCCCTTCTCTCTGCAGAAATGGACCATTTGGAGCCGTGAGGAGCTTAACTCTGCGGAGCAGCTTGAAATCTATAGTGATCCGGTCCACCGCCTTAAGCAGGCACGCAAAATCGCCATCAGTTATACCCTGCTGTTCCTGCCCATGATCCTGCTCTACAGCCTGAATGTGTCGGCCTTCATAGATGGCATGCTGCGGGACGGGATCACCTCTTCCCAGGCGTGGAACACTTCAATTATGTTCCTTTCCATCCTGCTCTTCGGCTCGTTCGCAGGCAGAACCTGGCTATATTACCGGCGGCTCAAGCAGCAATAG
- a CDS encoding citrate transporter: MDVANVVIGFIMVLSFFGLVWYCVKGYNLMVGFFVMSVLWTSIALIGNSIHPTSVMEGKTFIDVLTNVFQTGPENYGKAILVNIFFGAFFGRVLIDTGIAATLIRKVVELGGDKPRITMSLLCIVTAVIFTSMTGIGPVISIAVIVLPIMLSLGIPSPIALFSFMGSIMAGIFGNIVNFKQYQAIFATANESYASYDYNTYFKFGMIAMAVSLIVVLVVSNVMMNRKLSRAWAATPDSGATVDAPAISWISIILPVVGVVVLKVPIIFGFIFAALFALLTCGKLKGGFANVCRMLSKQFADGAIDVAPMIGFLLTLSMFNNAATYASPYFKTLLDGAMPQTALLLCIVFAILTPLGFFRGPMNLVGSGSAILAVVVATAAWPVQFLYPLFAITTVAPQHLDVTQSWVAWGFGYTKVPAKEYMKMSIPTGWIIGIILCTIVFFMYGNLV, from the coding sequence GTGGATGTCGCTAATGTTGTAATCGGTTTCATTATGGTCTTATCATTTTTTGGATTGGTGTGGTATTGCGTCAAGGGGTATAACCTCATGGTCGGTTTCTTCGTCATGTCGGTGCTGTGGACCTCGATTGCCCTGATCGGGAATAGCATTCATCCTACCTCTGTTATGGAGGGTAAGACGTTCATTGACGTCCTGACGAACGTGTTCCAGACGGGGCCTGAGAATTACGGGAAGGCGATACTGGTTAATATTTTCTTCGGCGCCTTCTTCGGAAGAGTCCTGATCGACACCGGGATTGCCGCTACTCTGATTCGTAAGGTTGTAGAGCTTGGAGGAGACAAACCAAGAATCACCATGTCTCTGCTGTGTATCGTTACCGCTGTAATCTTCACCTCCATGACGGGGATCGGCCCGGTAATCTCCATTGCGGTCATCGTGCTGCCGATCATGCTGTCGCTCGGGATTCCTTCACCGATTGCCCTGTTCTCCTTCATGGGCTCGATCATGGCGGGGATCTTCGGGAACATTGTGAACTTTAAGCAATATCAGGCGATATTTGCAACAGCCAATGAGAGTTATGCCAGCTACGACTACAATACATATTTCAAATTCGGCATGATTGCGATGGCTGTGTCCCTGATCGTGGTTCTGGTGGTATCTAACGTGATGATGAACCGGAAGCTCTCCCGGGCCTGGGCGGCAACACCAGATAGCGGAGCTACTGTAGATGCACCTGCTATCTCCTGGATCTCGATCATTCTCCCGGTAGTAGGTGTGGTGGTGCTCAAGGTTCCGATCATTTTTGGATTTATCTTCGCCGCCTTGTTCGCCCTGTTGACCTGCGGTAAGCTGAAGGGCGGTTTTGCAAACGTTTGCAGAATGCTGTCGAAGCAGTTCGCAGACGGAGCCATCGATGTGGCGCCGATGATCGGGTTCCTGCTCACGCTCTCAATGTTCAACAATGCAGCCACCTATGCTTCGCCTTATTTCAAAACCCTGCTGGACGGGGCGATGCCCCAGACCGCGCTACTCTTGTGTATTGTCTTCGCCATCCTGACACCGCTTGGCTTCTTCCGCGGCCCGATGAACCTTGTCGGCTCCGGTTCGGCTATCCTGGCGGTTGTGGTGGCAACCGCAGCCTGGCCGGTACAATTCCTCTATCCGCTGTTCGCCATTACTACAGTAGCACCGCAGCATTTGGACGTTACACAGTCCTGGGTTGCCTGGGGCTTCGGCTATACGAAGGTTCCGGCCAAGGAATATATGAAGATGTCGATTCCTACGGGCTGGATTATCGGGATTATTCTTTGCACAATCGTATTCTTCATGTACGGCAATCTGGTGTAG
- a CDS encoding hydantoinase/oxoprolinase family protein produces the protein MGKMVRMGIDVGGTHTKAVAIDNATHEIIGKSSVKTTHDHATGVAAGVVKCFQNCLDENNIRPEDVVFVAHSTTQATNALIEGDIAQVGIIGLAKGGLEGWLAKRQTRLQNIDLGNGKEIKIYNSFLNIKKMSEASVLTVIEELKQQGAQVIVPSMAFGVDNGRPEELVYIEAEKKGMPTTMASDITKLYGLTRRTRTAAINASILPKMLDTANSTERSVREAGVHVPLMIMRGDGGVMEISEMKKRPVLTMLSGPAASVMGSLMYLRASNGVYFEVGGTTTNIGVIKNGRPAIDYSIVGGHPTYVNSLDVRVLGVAGGSMIRANKSGVVDVGPRSAHIGGLDYSVFTDPDKIKGAQVEFFSPKPGDPADYVAIRLENGERVTITNSCAANVLGLVKPEHFSYGNVEAARRAIQALADYCGTTVEDIAKQIMEKAYAKIEPIILALAEKYKLEKDQISLVGVGGGAASLIVYFSEKMGLKYSIPENAEVISSIGVALSMVRDVVERIIPSPSKEVIAALKMEALNKAIQSGATPESIEIHIDIDPQTSKVTAIATGSTEVKTTELLKECDEAELRELAAKDMRIPLERTKLLEKTRYVSIFGELMDKAGEAGAVRILDTKGFIKVQRGRAMALKTTAGDYLNAVKQLWEAMAVYQTELIARPDFYLCIGARVMDFTASDFEQLELLMDIEISTFEPDTEVVVVAANIKQS, from the coding sequence ATGGGTAAAATGGTTAGAATGGGTATCGATGTGGGGGGAACCCATACCAAGGCAGTTGCGATTGACAACGCGACACATGAGATTATCGGCAAATCATCCGTGAAGACTACGCATGATCATGCGACAGGTGTAGCCGCAGGTGTGGTGAAATGCTTCCAGAATTGCCTCGACGAGAACAATATCCGTCCGGAGGATGTAGTGTTCGTGGCCCACAGTACCACGCAGGCAACGAATGCGCTGATCGAGGGCGATATTGCCCAGGTGGGCATCATTGGCCTGGCGAAGGGCGGTCTGGAAGGCTGGCTCGCCAAGCGTCAGACCCGGCTTCAGAATATCGATCTGGGCAACGGCAAGGAGATCAAGATCTATAACAGCTTCCTTAATATTAAAAAAATGTCCGAAGCCTCTGTGCTGACGGTCATCGAGGAGCTTAAACAGCAGGGGGCACAGGTGATTGTGCCTTCCATGGCTTTTGGCGTAGATAACGGGCGGCCCGAGGAACTGGTCTATATAGAAGCGGAGAAAAAAGGGATGCCGACCACCATGGCCTCCGACATCACGAAATTATACGGGTTGACCCGGAGAACGAGAACAGCGGCAATTAATGCAAGTATTCTGCCGAAGATGCTGGATACGGCCAATTCAACAGAGCGGTCTGTCAGGGAGGCCGGTGTCCATGTGCCGCTGATGATCATGAGAGGCGACGGCGGCGTGATGGAGATCAGTGAGATGAAGAAGCGGCCTGTGCTGACGATGCTGTCGGGTCCGGCGGCTTCGGTCATGGGATCGCTGATGTATCTGAGAGCGTCGAACGGGGTGTACTTCGAGGTCGGTGGCACGACTACCAATATCGGTGTGATCAAAAACGGCCGCCCGGCCATCGACTATTCTATCGTCGGCGGTCATCCGACCTATGTCAATTCCCTGGATGTACGGGTGCTCGGCGTGGCTGGCGGGTCGATGATCCGGGCGAACAAGAGCGGAGTGGTCGATGTCGGACCCAGATCGGCGCATATCGGCGGACTGGATTATTCGGTATTCACCGATCCGGATAAGATTAAGGGAGCGCAGGTCGAATTCTTTTCTCCGAAGCCTGGTGATCCTGCTGATTATGTGGCGATCCGGCTGGAGAACGGGGAACGGGTGACGATCACGAACTCCTGCGCGGCGAATGTGCTGGGACTGGTCAAGCCGGAGCATTTCTCCTACGGGAATGTGGAAGCGGCCAGAAGGGCGATACAGGCGCTGGCTGATTACTGCGGAACAACGGTAGAGGATATTGCCAAGCAGATTATGGAGAAGGCGTATGCGAAGATCGAGCCGATCATCCTGGCGCTGGCCGAGAAATACAAGCTGGAGAAGGACCAGATATCCCTGGTGGGTGTCGGCGGCGGAGCGGCTTCGCTCATTGTCTATTTTTCTGAGAAAATGGGCCTGAAATACAGCATCCCCGAGAATGCAGAGGTTATCTCTTCGATTGGGGTTGCTCTGTCGATGGTCCGGGACGTTGTAGAGCGGATTATTCCGTCTCCGTCCAAGGAAGTGATTGCGGCCCTGAAGATGGAAGCCTTGAACAAAGCCATCCAGAGCGGGGCTACACCGGAGAGCATCGAGATTCATATTGACATTGATCCGCAGACCTCCAAGGTGACAGCGATTGCTACCGGTTCCACCGAGGTGAAGACGACTGAGCTGCTGAAGGAATGTGATGAGGCAGAGCTGCGGGAGCTGGCGGCGAAGGATATGCGTATTCCTCTGGAACGGACCAAGCTGCTGGAGAAGACCCGGTATGTCAGTATTTTCGGCGAATTGATGGATAAAGCCGGTGAAGCCGGGGCGGTCCGCATCCTGGACACCAAGGGCTTCATCAAAGTGCAGAGGGGCCGGGCTATGGCGCTTAAGACCACTGCGGGTGACTACCTGAATGCGGTTAAGCAGCTGTGGGAGGCAATGGCGGTCTATCAGACGGAGCTGATTGCAAGACCTGACTTTTACCTGTGTATCGGCGCCCGGGTCATGGACTTTACCGCATCGGATTTCGAACAGCTGGAGCTGCTGATGGATATTGAGATTTCCACGTTCGAGCCGGACACTGAGGTGGTTGTTGTGGCGGCCAATATTAAGCAAAGCTAA